Proteins encoded in a region of the Triticum dicoccoides isolate Atlit2015 ecotype Zavitan chromosome 3A, WEW_v2.0, whole genome shotgun sequence genome:
- the LOC119271954 gene encoding BTB/POZ and MATH domain-containing protein 2-like, with amino-acid sequence MPFTGVSVITDEGARAPRSSSPTTSSNTSSGYHLLIVKGYSRTKISTPTGECIRSRPFMVGGYLWCIQYYPNGAKSENADFISLYLVIRRDTLERSKYLKDDSFTLRCDIVVVGDAINSMDTATAFPSIKVPPSDMQQHFSDLLLAEEGTDVTFKVGSETIAAHRCVLAARSAVFKAELFGTMKEGTATTSVIQVDDMDAQVFRAMLGFIYSDSPPDIEEEEDADVMWRHLLIAADRYDLRRLRLMCEEKLSEYVDVSTATTILTLAEQHNCRGLKETCLEFLNSPANLQKVMATGGLDSLAACCPSVLKDLIAKLARLKQ; translated from the exons ATGCCCTTCACCGGCGTATCTGTCATCACCGATGAAGGAGCGCGAGCGCCACGATCGTCCTCGCCAACCACAAGCAGCAACACCTCCAGCGGCTACCACCTGctcatagtcaaggggtactcgcgcaCCAAGATCAGCACACCGACGGGAGAGTGCATCAGGTCTCGCCCTTTCATGGTTGGCGGCTACCTTTGGTGCATCCAGTACTACCCCAATGGCGCCAAGTCGGAGAATGCAGATTTTATATCTCTTTATCTTG TCATCAGAAGGGACACCTTGGAAAGATCAAAATACCTTAAGGATGACAGTTTCACCCTCCGCTGTGACATCGTGGTCGTTGGGGATGCCATAAACAGCATGGACACCGCCACCGCTTTTCCGTCCATCAAGGTGCCGCCTTCCGACATGCAACAGCATTTCAGCGATCTTCTTCTGGCCGAGGAGGGAACGGACGTGACGTTCAAGGTCGGCAGCGAGACGATCGCAGCGCACCGGTGTGTGCTGGCGGCCAGATCTGCCGTCTTCAAGGCAGAGCTCTTTGGCACCATGAAAGAGGGTACGGCCACTACAAGCGTCATACAGGTCGACGACATGGACGCGCAAGTTTTCAGGGCGATGCTCGGGTTCATTTACAGTGACTCGCCGCCGGAcatagaggaggaagaagatgcagATGTGATGTGGCGGCACCTACTCATCGCTGCTGACAGGTATGATCTCCGGCGACTAAGGCTGATGTGTGAAGAGAAGCTGTCCGAGTACGTCGATGTGTCCACGGCCACGACAATCTTGACGCTAGCTGAGCAGCACAACTGTCGCGGGCTGAAGGAGACGTGCTTGGAGTTTCTCAACTCTCCTGCAAACCTGCAAAAGGTCATGGCGACCGGTGGTCTGGATAGTCTTGCCGCATGCTGCCCCTCTGTTCTCAAAGATCTCATTGCCAAGCTTGCCAGGCTTAAGCAATAA